The following DNA comes from Ricinus communis isolate WT05 ecotype wild-type chromosome 10, ASM1957865v1, whole genome shotgun sequence.
ATAACAAAGAAGagtatatttcaattttcaaagCAATAATTTGACTACTTTTCACTTTTGTACGCATCTTAATTCAgactttttcattttttgatCAGAggatatatgaattaaaagatcataaaaagatataatgaTATGTATAGAtgaaatcttttaattaattataaaatttatatagagtaAAGAGAGAGCATTTTCCCACAAACATCTctattttattctctttttcgTTGCCGTTGACGCTTTTTTTACCGTCAACACTTTGCAAACTActcttttatcctttttttcaCTTTAATAGGATTTTTCAATCAAgataaataatcaaatcatATTTCATCTTATTTGCATGAGTAGATcaacatttataaatttgatagtAAATTTGGAAAAACAAACGGCAAATGAAAGATGAAAATCCAAATAAATgctaaaattttaacattCATAGACAAATCAAGACCTCCAATGACTAGAGTTACATGTGTCCACAAAGGTAAGAAGTTTTCTTAAAGAAGCAAAACAAGTTCTAGCTTGCAATAAAACAAGTAGTAAGAAAATGTGCAAAAATTAACATttcaaaaagttaaataaatacaagctcACATAACAATATATCATTTCACATCTTAACCAAtcataaatttctttctttttctagatCATTCACTTGAGctttaatcatttaatcacTTTAACACCTAACTATACCTATAATTGTTTGAATTATTGATTCAATAACTAGAGGCGGGATTAGGTCTATCCACATGACCCAAAAATCAACTTTTAAATGTTAGTAGGGAAGACCCTTATAAGCACATCAAGCACACAATCATTTTTCCAATGTGGCATGGGGAGCCCCCACTCAAAGCTCTAATGTCTTCATCAGAATCAGACCATAGCCCAACATCTCAGAATCATAGCCCCCCAGGCAAGTCATGGATTCCAGCAGATGAATCATATGGATTTTAGAGGTGGCCTCCACCAACTTCCCATAATATAGCACTTAAATTCGCATAACACTTAGTTACATACGCATAATACACGTGAACatgtgtttaaatattataaaaaatacaagttcagatgtatattaaaataaaatgaaagttaAGGTGTTAAAATGACCAAAGTCAAAATTCAGGTAGGACAAGAAACAAGGGCATAAGAGCAGACGAATCTTCTTGatcaaaagcaacaaaaaaaAGTCAAGATGGCTAAGATAATTTGAGAGTTTGAAGGATGGAATCATGACTCTTGACAACCCAATAATATCATTGACTGATGAAAGGAACAACCCATCTTATAGTGACGGCTGACAAGTTGGTCAAGGTTACTAGCTTAGCATTGTCAACAAGGATATGAGGGAGGAGGGAGATGTATCAAGTAGTGAGAAGGTTGAAAAAGCTAAGGAAGTTAAGGCAGCCTACTCAATTGACTCTGTCTCCAAGGCAGAATAAAGATCGTGCACCATAAAAGCAACTCTAGTGGTTAAGCTTATGGAAAACTCAATGGCATACCTAATTGACTTTACCAATTAAGGATATTACCATGCAACAAGCAACCTACATGGGGCAAGAGAATAAGTAGTGGTATATCAAGCCACAACGAAATAAAACCACTATTTCAGAGTACCAAAAAGTATTCTAATCAAGATGCGACTATACCGAACAAACATACACGTGCTTGACTAGTACAAAACAACTTCcctatatgagaaaatatgataTGGACATTATCACAGTATCATCCAAAGTccaaactaataaaatgatgACACTTCACCTATTTGGAAGTTATAAAATCACATGTACAAACACAATTAAATAAGAAGTTAAAAGAAGTAACTACTAATAGGGTGAGGCAACCTCATTTTTGGTTCCGTCTTTTGGATGATGTGGTAGATCATGTGCatgttataatttttgatGACTACCGAGACATGAGTATTGATAGTAAAACACACAGTGAAGCAATGATAAGAAAGGTATCGAGTAATCTACTTTCAGACTacaaagcaaaaaaaaatggaagttGAAAAGCAACAATAACCACACCTTCATCTTATTTGGCTACCATGTTAAATGGCATGCCATGAATAATGCAAATGTCTATCTATTTCTATGCAACTACATAATAACATAGCACAATTTGATACCCAACATATAATGGTGTCCTAATTCTGAACAAATGCAGCACAACctatataaaaattgagatCAGCATATATATTGAACAGCAAATTCTAACTAAAACTGGTTAAAAAACAAGTTTGAATCCTCTTACTTCATTTTCACAAATGTTACTAGGATGATTAATCCAAATTAGGTTATGCCAATCTTTTGTATCATGCAAAATCATGCACATGCCCTGTGCACAGATTGGATTAAGATCCTCCCGTATTCAACTTGAACATGATAGGCCATGTTTGTATAACCTTGACCACTGAATTCAAAATCAATGATTGAGATTTGTTATCCAACAAATAAATACCTACTTTCCAAATTTTAAAtccaaatttttaataaaatctcaaaCATTGGATGTAGAATTAAAGGTGGAGATTACAAACATGACCCATCATGTTCAAATTAAACATGAGAGGATCTCAATCCACACAGATTTTGGGTTAAGATAACATCTTCTAGAATATTGCTTTTTAGATCAAAAACTTATACGCACCAGATGCTTCTTCTAAGCTGAAGTCCATGTAGCTATATCCTTTCATAAATTAGCTTATCAATACTACAGTTGAACTTTGCAAAAAAATGATACATAAGATACGTAagaataatagataaatatgcTAAAACTGGAGTCTCATTTTATACATCAGCAGAAATGCCTAAACTATTAATCATGATAATCATCCTATTCAGTCCTACTTATTGCAAAATAGTATCAAGGTTCAACCACTAATATAGAAAGTTGTGCGACTGTCCATGCAATCACTCATTTGGACCATATGAGGATGCATGCAAAGTAACTATCAAGTGAGACTTTCCGTGTAAAGCACCCTGatgctattatttttctcgTAAAACCTCTAAACTTAGGTAGTGATCTCTATAAGAATCACAGAGCTCCAAAATGCAGCATGTATTTTAGCCATGAAGAAAGAATTAAATCATAACCTAAACTGTTTATAAACATTTGAGTTCATCTTGATTGTTAGCATATAATTAGGAATTTAGTTACCCTAAGAACTAATCAAAAGTAACTTAAATTGTCTATAAAAGGATCTCATAAAtcataatgaataatttagcTATCATAatgtcaataaaataaataaataaataaataaaatctaaatcagAAACAAAGATAGAAATGTCGCCCAAATTACACTTACGAAAAAACAACAATCACGAAAACAACAACAGCTGGTTCTAGAGATCCGTTATTAAATCATTACCCATATACTCAATTCCGATTTTATCCTAAAATCAGACGTAATTATCACCTAATAAGTAAACAGCAAAAAAATTAGTTAGAAAAACTCGAAcctaattaatttgttttggGATCAGGCATAGGGAACAATCCGGCACCAGCAGCACCACGAGGAGGCGaaaaccctaaaaacttcTGGAGATTTGTACGGATACTAATCGAACAAAGAAAATACAGAAACGCCATCGAGCAATCAGTAGCATCATCACCTTGCAATCCTCTATGACTCATTTTCCTAACGATCGCAATAGGAGTAAACGGTAATTTGGCAACGACTTTACCTTCAAAAAGAGAATTCAGAAGTCCAAAAACGATGAAAAGAACTAAAGCCACAACGGCGCCGGATTTGAACTTGAAGAGAGAGAGATCGCGACTTGATTCTTTCAGGGAGGTCTCGACACGGTCgatttttttggttttggaCTTTTTTGTGATGATTTTTGTGGTATCGGTTTTCATAGTTTCGAGTTTTTTGGAAGCTTTGTCGATGGATGATTTTAGGGATCTGTAAGAGTTTGTACGGTAAATTAAGATCCATGAAATGGCTTCACAGACGACTGCGGTGCACATTGAAATTCCGACTACCGTAAGACTGTCGGCGTATTTAAAGGATGAGAGGAATTGTGGTGTCGCCATTGagagagtatgagaaaaccgGTGTTTGCTTCTGGGTGTAGTGAAGTTGCTACTCTGTTCAGAGAGGACAAGTTTGGTAATTGGTAGCTTACAacgaagagaaaaaaatacacacaaaaaacataaataactGAAGGAATCAGGCCCCTGAACTTGTCACATAAGTTAGTTGAAGAATTTTCACGCTCCACCACATTttggaaaaatatattattttttaattcttttttcttttcaaatctttttatatatttttaagaaattttatgctatttttttttaattttaccaaaaaattaaatagtaaaggtatatctataaaatatctatataaattttttaaaaaatttatattattataattttatttttatttaatatttctttattttttatttttctaaaattttatcaaaaaatatttaatatatacctataaaatatcaaaagaaaaaatactaagaatataactataatatactaaaaaagatagtatttttaatttatattctattaatttaatttttattttatattatcttatcattttataattttatcaaaaacaaaactaagaatatatctaaaatattctgaattattttttaatttatattattatgaatttatattttttaattttattcaaaaacatactaaaagtatagctataaaatatcaatataatataattttaatttatattactgTGAAATTAGCTAAatgatgtatatttattatttattattttattatatttgatatcttataaattgaaataatattatatgtttctTATAGTAACTagtgtattttgatgatatgaaGATCAGTGTCTCAAAAGATATACcataatatactaaaaatatagcaaatagatattaaaatatataaaaatataattaaaataaaattaactataaagagaatatattaaaaatatcaattaaatattaaaatatattataatacagttaagaaaaattgtataaataaaaattttagaaaaatataaaaaaatctttaaaaattcataaagaaaatCACCGTCCTATAGATGTGTAAATTTCCCAAGTTAATTTGCCCTTCATATTTGGCTCAAACTATCACATTTGAgacattataatatttataaaaaaaattgaaatataaaattaattttaagaatttttaattactttttttacttaaaaaaaattatcattacttaaatatgtgatatataaaaataattttttataaattaaataaaaatcaattacattataatttgataaaaaggaATATAGAAAACATTATGGGATGCtcttataataatttagtaacaACATCacattaattttcttgatttcaatgctttttctataaaaggcATCAACAAGACCAAATGACTTTGGGGGTATTATTAGaaagtcaaaatattttttgttacaATAGAAAAAGcaattagaataataataataataatatattaaatgaggaagcaaaatgaatataagaaGGATAgcctaatttattattcaatagATATATAGACTTTCCACGTCATTTCAATTTTGTGTCtcaaacatatttttttagtagAACCATCATGATAAATGCAAATAGCCTGATTAAGCTGTGGATCACTCCATTTTCAGCCAATAACTGACCAAAGAGCCACTgtaaaattgaagaaaaagtaaaaaagaagaagcacaAAATTAACCTTTTAACAGCGCTAGCTACtgttcaaaattcaaataactGCAGGTCTTTTCCCATCTCTTGGATAGAACTACCCTTTGTaaagtctaaataaaatatgtttaattaaaGCATATTCTAATAggaactttttaaaaatattttttttattgtataatttttattcaaaaaatactgtttattttcttttttagatttatggTATGGTTgtcttttagttattttctgattgtttttcaattattttctattatttttggttattttattaaaaaaactcaaaaaaaattaactaaaactataaatttaagaaaagtaaaaaatatattttctattataataatattaaagaatcGGTTATATTGAATGTCTATCATTATGTCTGtagataaattttcttatgtaaataaaattctaactTTATAATCCTTTACACCTATTAAATAGATGTTAcaattaattgaataatataaaaaattattttttttatttttttattctttagtttataatactttttaatatttttattattatttatttaataacacCTTATCAATATGATTGCTTAACAcaagatttaatatttaagataattttttttccattttatatttaaaaagaaaaagataaaaataaaacgtACATTAgatatttttctcaaaacCTACTGCTCATTCGGCAAAATTTCTTGCTAAACATAAACAAGCTGTAGTCTTgtccaataatttttttttatttgtttttctttttccttttcctgcttttctttctgttttaattttgttgtttttgaaCTTCTACAAAGTAagtattagtttatattataattataattttatttgcatGCTTCgtagaattataattttattttatttttatcttatatattatttaaaattagttaatgcaattataattttatagtttctGAAGAATTAgtgttatatataatttttaaaaaacttatattataaattttagttcatAGAGAActagtattaattttagtttttgaataactaattaaataaataactaatggtataaatttttaaaaaaatttgatcataaattcttgaaaaactaagtatcttaaaatttagtatcttaatttattaaggaattaatattttatgtttttaaagacctaaatatattagtctttaaaaaatttgataataattttaacatgttattttttttagaaatgtaaaatattatgGATCCTACTCAATCATTagtagaattaaaaataaataatatagattTATGTCTTACAGACAGTGCTACCACACACACCATATTaagagataataaatatttttcttacttaATAATGGGAAAAACTTATGTCAATACAATATAtggtagtaaaagaataattgaagACTCCAAAAGAGCAAATATCTTACTATATTTAGGTacataacttttttttaattgaaaatacatTATTCTCCTAAAGTCTTATAGAAATTTATTGAGCTTTAAAGATATTCACCGAAATGGATATTAATTGAAACTACaaacataaaaagatattaaatatcTCTATATTACAACCCtcataatgaaaaagaaatgtgtatttaaaaaattacatattttttctCCTGGCTTATATTACACATATATGTGTACTATTAAAACAAATATGGCTGTAAACCATAAATTTactaatctaattttttttatttagcatTATTGATTAGTTCATCCTCGATCAATAATAATgcaaaaaattattgaaaactCTTATGGTCATCCattaaagaattataaaattcttcaATCTAATAAATTCTCATATTTAACTTGCTTTCAAAGGAAAGTTGATTATTAGACATTCAGTGagttaaattcaaaatgaatCACCTAGATTTCTATAACATATATAAGGTAATAATTGTGGACCAATTCATCCATTATGTGCACCATTTAAATATTGTATAGTATTAATAGATGCATCatatatgtttattatcaACATGAAATCTAGCATTTGCTAAATTACTtgctcaaataattcaattaagagcATAGTTTCCAAAATATGCTATTAAGACAATATGTCTTGATAATGCTagtgaatttatatttaagatatttaataattattgcaTGTCACGAAATGTTAAACGTCAAGTCAAAATGGTCTagcataatattttattaaacgtTTTCAATTAATAGCTAGACCGCTGCTTATAAAAACAAATCTTCCAATAATTACTTGAGGATATACAATTTTACATGCAGCAACTATTATGCACATTAGGCCAATTAgctataataaattttcacaACTACAATTGGTTTCTAGTTAGGAACcaaatattttccatttaaaaatttttatatgtgtCATTTATATTGAATCTCTATCAATATGTCTATAGATATATTTGCTTATGTAAATAAAGCTCTATCTCTATAATCCTTTGTACCTATAAATAGGCGTTACAATCAATGGAACGATATAGAAAAAtcactctctcttttttctttatttttttatttttgttctttagtttataatactctttatttattattattattattatttatttttcaatatttttaatatattttagcataataaaatttaaaatataaaaattaccaCAAAacttgataaataaataaaaaaagagaatttatgatttattttctattctaaTTCATCCGTCCACAGTATCCTAATCATCAGCTATTTTTATTCTGGCGCTGATACTTTAAAATGGAATGTATGATGGAAAAAGCAGAGGCTACATTACAGTACAGCTCAAAGCTCTCTTGGCAAGAGCATGTTCtgagagaagaaaaatgataatgaTATAATGATCCCATAACATCAATTAAATATGCTACAAATAATTAGCAAACAAGTAGTCCTGTAGCAAAATAATGTACCCAAACTTAATCCCACaacccaaaataaaaataataataaaaaacatcGTAATTTGATTCAATATTAGGCAGGCAACATCCAGGAAGGtccattaattaaataataagctaaattattagaattattttatttttattttaattagttaaaatatcCTCGTAAtatgatttaaaagaaaatatatataataaaggcAATATCACAAACGTCATGCGTGTTCTAtcttttaatcaattaatgaaCAAACAGCTGACTATAAATATCTGGTCTTGCTTATGAGCAAGCAGACAAAATTAATCTAACTCAAGTACGTGATACATTGACTACCAAAACTTAATCAactttgaattaattaattaaccattcaacttaagaaaaataaaatcatatgttaaaaaaggaaagacaAACTATTGAGGAAACACcttattactaaaaaatattaatatttgttaatCTTATAGCACTGCAATTAAGTTCAAAAGACAGATTCTGGTAGATGGCATGTTTTGATTCGTGGGGTTTGCCACCAGAAATTGGGCTTATAGCATGTTGtcataattttctaatattaattattaattattatagctAACATGGTTGGTGCTAAGtttgtattaattattattaatattaattattaataataatataattttattttattatattgaacaatcactaattaattaaagtcaaaTTAGCTTTTGGTATTAACAAAATGATGTTTATAGCTAACATGGTTGGTGCTAAGTTTGTATTAAGAGATGTAAAATCTGGGCTTTTGAATTCCgagttaaaagaatttttttttttaatttacggAGATCGAACGAGAGACACGAGCAAATAGTCATTTTTATACattcatcataaaaaaattttccataataaaattaataaaatttatatttaaaaatattttaaatatcctctttatatatatatatattaaatatttcattttaaaaaattatattataaagtaatatttttatgcaatttttatgatttggaTATAAAGCGGATAATTGATTTGACTTTCTATATACGGAGAACTAAATTTTACTGTCTACTTTatacttaataaatatattataaatttctatatatctaattaattaataattataatttttattttctctattgttaaaaattaaaagaaaatagaaaaattgatatcattaatattttataaaataaaaataaaataagatatttaatttttatatttaaatatttttattataaaaattataatctttgAAAATAAACAGCATAGTAGAGAGATTGTAAGATTTTTGTCATCTAATAAGAGATGCTCTTGACACTTGAGACGAGTAGAAAAGATACTAAACAAGCCTTATCATGGGATTGGCACACCTACCATAACAATGAACATCATCTTCTGTATAGATACTTATACGTAAATGGGTAAAATTTGTCTTATGTTCTTACAAAACTTGGAACAGGACAAGGTCAAAGTGTTCGGTAGGCTTTGCAGGGGGAAGTGCCATTCATAGGACAACTGTTGACAAATCCAATTggttttaaaaaatcaaaaaggaAACGGTTGAACTTTTTCgtacttttagttttttttttttaatcttaaaaatggtGCAAATAatgaagagagagagagagagagagagagagagagagagagaactaGGCTAGCATTATGAATCAAGAATCATTGCTTTGACGTAGCTAGCTATAAAATAGAGGCATATATGAAAAGGGTTTCATTTGTCAGATTTTGGGTTTTGATTTTTGGAAAGGATTATTGATATGgaaggtggtggtggtggtggtggtggtggtgctgATGTGAATACGCCATTGTTGTCAAATGAATCTAAAAGTGGCAACCTCCAGCAGAATGatggaaagagaagaagaagacataACTCTGTCACTTATTTAAAATGTGATTTCATTTCCAATTTGCCTGACAAGGTTAGAGCTGGGCTCGATCCTGAGTGTCCTTTCAAGCTTGACATTTCTAAGACCAGGGGCTTGATTCAAGGTAATCTCTCTTTTCCTGTCTTATATAATCTCCAATGATAGATCAGGTATTTGTTGTTCTTTAAAGCAATGTGAGTTAACTATATATTGAATCCTCCAAATTTCCAGATTAAGCAAATTGAAAAAGGGTATTGATTCCAATAGATAATTGGTTTTCCACAAGATTGACTACTTAAAGAATGCCAATTTCTACTATATGGCTTATTTTCAGTGTTCAATCTATATGTAGTTTTATATTGGGGATgactatttaataaaatcagttaaacaacttcatttttgtatattacaaTAACTATCAATATTTCTCTAAATCTAACTTTGTATAATAGTATTTGTAAACTAGAAATTTTGTGCTTTGAGGAGAA
Coding sequences within:
- the LOC8287217 gene encoding calcium load-activated calcium channel translates to MATPQFLSSFKYADSLTVVGISMCTAVVCEAISWILIYRTNSYRSLKSSIDKASKKLETMKTDTTKIITKKSKTKKIDRVETSLKESSRDLSLFKFKSGAVVALVLFIVFGLLNSLFEGKVVAKLPFTPIAIVRKMSHRGLQGDDATDCSMAFLYFLCSISIRTNLQKFLGFSPPRGAAGAGLFPMPDPKTN